From the genome of Ornithobacterium rhinotracheale, one region includes:
- the secE gene encoding preprotein translocase subunit SecE produces the protein MKGIVDFLKGSYSEFAHHVSWPKWNELQSSTIVIAVCTLILAILLFGVDALFSEAINGFYDFMKR, from the coding sequence ATGAAAGGTATTGTTGATTTTTTGAAAGGTTCTTATAGTGAATTTGCACATCATGTAAGCTGGCCTAAATGGAATGAACTTCAATCTTCCACTATCGTGATAGCTGTATGTACTCTCATATTGGCTATATTGCTATTTGGTGTAGATGCACTGTTTAGTGAAGCGATTAATGGTTTTTATGATTTTATGAAAAGATAA
- the tuf gene encoding elongation factor Tu: MAKETFNRDKPHLNIGTIGHVDHGKTTLTAAITKVLADLGYSEAKAFDQIDNAPEEKERGITINSSHVEYQTANRHYAHVDCPGHADYVKNMVTGAAQMDGAILVVAATDGPMPQTREHILLCRQVNVPRIVVFLNKADMVDDEELMELVEMEVRDLLSSYEYDGDNTPVVQGSALGALNGEAKWVESVTELMNQVDSWIEIPERDQDKPFLMPIEDVFSITGRGTVATGRIESGVINTGDPVDIVGMGEEKLTSTITGVEMFRKILDRGEAGDNVGLLLRGIEKSEIRRGMVIAKQGSVTPHKKFKAEVYILTKEEGGRHTPFKNNYRPQFYVRTTDVTGEIHLPEGVEMVMPGDNISIEVELIQPIALSEGLRFAIREGGRTVGAGQVTQILD; the protein is encoded by the coding sequence ATGGCAAAGGAAACTTTTAACAGAGACAAGCCGCATTTAAATATTGGTACTATCGGGCACGTAGACCACGGTAAGACTACTTTAACTGCTGCGATTACTAAAGTATTAGCTGATTTAGGTTATTCAGAAGCAAAAGCTTTTGATCAAATCGATAATGCTCCAGAAGAAAAAGAGAGAGGTATTACAATTAACTCTTCTCACGTAGAATATCAAACTGCTAACAGACACTACGCTCACGTAGATTGTCCTGGTCACGCGGATTACGTTAAGAACATGGTTACTGGTGCTGCTCAGATGGATGGTGCTATTCTTGTGGTTGCTGCTACAGATGGGCCGATGCCTCAAACTAGAGAGCATATCTTATTATGTCGTCAGGTAAACGTGCCTCGTATCGTAGTTTTCTTGAACAAGGCTGATATGGTTGATGATGAGGAGTTGATGGAGCTTGTAGAAATGGAAGTTCGTGACTTATTGTCATCTTATGAGTATGATGGAGATAATACTCCAGTAGTACAAGGTTCAGCTTTAGGAGCTTTGAATGGTGAGGCTAAATGGGTTGAGTCCGTTACCGAGTTGATGAACCAAGTTGACTCTTGGATTGAGATTCCAGAAAGAGATCAAGATAAGCCTTTCTTGATGCCGATTGAGGATGTATTCTCAATCACTGGTCGTGGTACTGTAGCAACTGGTCGTATTGAGTCTGGTGTTATCAATACCGGTGATCCTGTTGATATCGTAGGTATGGGTGAAGAGAAATTGACTTCAACTATTACAGGGGTAGAGATGTTCCGTAAAATCCTAGATAGAGGTGAAGCTGGTGATAACGTAGGTTTATTGTTAAGGGGTATCGAGAAATCAGAAATCCGTCGTGGTATGGTTATCGCGAAGCAAGGTTCTGTAACTCCTCACAAAAAATTCAAAGCTGAGGTTTATATCTTAACAAAAGAGGAAGGTGGTCGTCACACTCCATTTAAAAACAACTATCGTCCGCAGTTCTATGTTCGTACAACTGACGTAACAGGTGAGATTCACTTACCAGAAGGTGTGGAAATGGTTATGCCTGGAGATAACATCTCAATTGAAGTTGAATTAATCCAGCCAATTGCACTTAGCGAAGGTCTTCGTTTCGCAATCCGTGAAGGTGGACGCACAGTAGGTGCTGGTCAGGTTACTCAAATCTTAGACTAA
- the hpf gene encoding ribosome hibernation-promoting factor, HPF/YfiA family, translating to MKVNLQAVNFNAKDELVEFVEEKLGKLDQFYDQIVAADVFLKLDNSNSKENKIVEVRLQVPGDDIVVSKEGQTFEEVINLSVDTLKRLVIKKKEKMMKK from the coding sequence ATGAAAGTAAATTTGCAAGCAGTAAATTTCAACGCAAAAGATGAATTAGTTGAATTTGTAGAAGAGAAATTAGGAAAATTAGACCAATTTTACGACCAAATCGTAGCCGCAGATGTATTCCTGAAATTAGATAATTCTAATAGCAAGGAAAATAAAATTGTAGAAGTGCGCCTCCAAGTGCCAGGGGACGATATCGTAGTTTCAAAAGAAGGGCAAACTTTTGAAGAGGTAATTAATCTATCTGTCGATACGCTTAAAAGATTAGTTATCAAGAAGAAAGAAAAAATGATGAAAAAATAA
- a CDS encoding tyrosine-type recombinase/integrase, which produces MIENFLEYLSTERRYSKHTVESYQRDLVDFETYVQQIEKNWKNIDKKDLRNYLMQLSEAGNKPKTINRKMSAIRSFFKFLIYIDYISQNPASHIKSLKLPKEVNIPISESEIDQLLNRSFFDETWIGDRDFLLIQLLYETGIRRAELIGMNLSDIDFEQKQIKVLGKRNKERIIPVRDELLQHVKALIQNSPFSKTCVALFVTERGKRIYPKLVYNIVISYLRLVTNKRKVSPHILRHSFATNMLRHGADINAVKEILGHSSLASTQVYTHNDINQLKKVFNQAHPREKK; this is translated from the coding sequence ATGATTGAAAATTTCCTAGAATATTTAAGCACAGAGCGTAGATACTCCAAACACACGGTGGAATCTTACCAGAGAGATTTGGTTGATTTTGAAACCTATGTGCAACAAATCGAAAAAAACTGGAAAAATATAGACAAAAAAGATTTGCGTAATTACCTCATGCAGCTCAGCGAAGCAGGAAATAAACCTAAGACCATCAATCGTAAAATGAGTGCTATTCGCAGTTTTTTTAAATTTCTGATCTATATAGATTACATTTCACAAAATCCTGCAAGTCACATCAAATCCTTGAAGCTCCCAAAAGAAGTAAATATCCCTATTTCCGAGTCTGAAATAGACCAATTGCTCAATCGTTCATTTTTTGATGAAACATGGATAGGCGATAGAGACTTTCTCCTCATTCAACTTTTATACGAAACAGGAATTCGTCGCGCAGAGCTCATAGGTATGAATCTCAGCGATATTGATTTTGAGCAGAAACAAATTAAGGTGTTAGGGAAAAGAAATAAAGAGAGAATCATTCCTGTTAGAGATGAATTGTTGCAACATGTAAAGGCCTTAATTCAAAACTCTCCATTTTCTAAAACTTGTGTAGCGTTATTCGTCACAGAAAGGGGAAAAAGAATTTACCCAAAACTTGTTTATAACATAGTAATTTCGTACCTTAGGCTTGTAACCAATAAAAGGAAGGTGAGCCCGCATATTTTAAGGCACTCATTTGCCACTAATATGCTGCGCCACGGGGCGGATATAAATGCGGTGAAGGAGATTTTAGGGCATAGCAGTCTGGCATCTACCCAAGTTTATACGCATAATGATATTAATCAATTGAAAAAAGTATTTAACCAAGCGCACCCGCGCGAAAAAAAATAG
- the rpsU gene encoding 30S ribosomal protein S21: MLIVPVKDGESIERALKRYKRKYDRTRIVKELRERQQFTKPSVLRRQEIIRASYKQKMQSKNEL, from the coding sequence ATGTTAATAGTACCTGTAAAAGACGGCGAGTCTATCGAAAGAGCGTTGAAACGCTACAAAAGAAAATACGACAGAACAAGAATTGTTAAAGAACTTAGAGAAAGACAACAGTTCACTAAACCTTCAGTTCTAAGACGTCAAGAGATTATTCGTGCTTCTTACAAGCAGAAAATGCAGTCTAAAAACGAATTATAA
- a CDS encoding (Fe-S)-binding protein encodes MCMQVKTMAQMQAEGRTPEILFWVGCAGSFDDRAKKITRAFVKILNKVGIDFAVLGSEESCTGDPAKRAGNEFAFQMAAAINIETLNGYGIKKIVTTCPHCFNTLKNEYPSLGGNYEVIHHAEFLQSLIDCGKLKIEDSALTNEKITYHDPCYLGRANGIYKAPRTLIENLKADLVEMKRCKSKSFCCGAGGAQLFKESEKGDAEINVERAKEAIETGAKIIATGCPFCQTMLKDGISNQGKDDIRVVDFAELIAEAKNL; translated from the coding sequence ATGTGTATGCAAGTAAAAACCATGGCACAAATGCAAGCGGAAGGGCGCACCCCAGAGATTCTATTTTGGGTGGGCTGTGCAGGAAGCTTTGATGACAGGGCTAAAAAAATCACTCGTGCATTTGTAAAGATTTTAAACAAAGTAGGAATTGATTTTGCAGTTTTGGGCAGCGAAGAAAGCTGCACGGGAGATCCTGCCAAACGCGCTGGAAATGAATTTGCATTTCAAATGGCAGCGGCCATAAACATCGAAACGCTCAATGGCTATGGAATCAAAAAAATCGTAACCACTTGTCCGCATTGTTTCAATACTTTAAAAAATGAATATCCGAGTCTTGGCGGAAATTATGAAGTAATTCACCACGCCGAGTTTTTGCAATCTTTGATTGATTGCGGAAAATTAAAAATTGAAGATTCTGCCTTGACCAACGAAAAAATCACCTATCATGACCCGTGCTACTTGGGCAGGGCTAATGGGATTTACAAAGCTCCACGCACTTTGATCGAAAACCTAAAAGCGGATTTGGTAGAAATGAAACGATGCAAAAGTAAATCCTTTTGTTGTGGTGCTGGTGGTGCACAGCTTTTCAAAGAAAGTGAAAAAGGCGATGCCGAAATTAATGTGGAGCGAGCCAAAGAAGCCATAGAAACTGGGGCGAAAATCATTGCAACAGGATGTCCTTTTTGCCAAACTATGCTGAAAGACGGGATTTCTAATCAAGGAAAAGACGACATCCGCGTAGTAGATTTTGCCGAGTTAATTGCTGAAGCTAAAAATCTTTAA
- a CDS encoding ABC transporter ATPase, whose protein sequence is MISEYFTTFPPKARLWIFMGERSFSPEEEKFIDEKLNNFLPEWNAHGKEMKAEFKILYHQFIVLVADESFTVASGCSIDSLTRVFKSLEQDLNLKLTNRMLIPFKADDKIETLTLKAFSQAVKNKEISSETIVFDNSVANLQDFQQKWKLPLVQSWAKKFL, encoded by the coding sequence ATGATTTCTGAATATTTTACAACATTTCCTCCCAAAGCTCGTTTATGGATTTTTATGGGAGAGCGAAGTTTTTCTCCAGAAGAAGAAAAATTTATTGATGAAAAGCTAAATAATTTCTTACCCGAGTGGAATGCTCATGGCAAAGAAATGAAAGCTGAGTTTAAAATTCTTTACCACCAGTTTATTGTTTTGGTGGCTGATGAATCGTTCACAGTGGCAAGTGGCTGCTCCATTGATTCGCTCACTAGAGTTTTCAAGTCGCTAGAACAAGACTTAAATCTAAAACTTACCAACCGAATGCTGATTCCTTTTAAAGCTGATGACAAAATTGAAACCTTAACTTTGAAGGCTTTTAGCCAAGCGGTGAAAAATAAAGAAATTTCAAGCGAAACAATTGTTTTTGACAATAGTGTTGCAAATTTGCAAGACTTCCAACAGAAATGGAAATTACCTCTAGTGCAAAGCTGGGCAAAGAAATTTTTATAA
- a CDS encoding citrate synthase — MSETVKIIYQGKEYQYPIIEGTMGDKGIDISSLRNDSGLITLDPGYKNTGATISKITYLDGEEGKLLYRGYPIEQLAEKSTFVEVMYLLLYGELPNREELTRFKTSLNQYNFVNDRVRKILEGFPSTAHPMGVLSSLTGSLTAFNPRVVDVTHSADMFHAATRLLAKMPILASWTYRLTKDLELNEPDLDLGYVANFYKMMFKKKGEAFELNDVIIDALDKLLIIHADHEQNCSTSTVRLVGSSHAGLFSSVSAGISALWGPRHGGANQAVIEMLETIKADGGGLHKWVDKAKDKDDEFRLMGFGHRVYKNMDPRAKIIKKAADDVLEQLGIHDEILNIAKGLEEVALNDEYFIERKLYPNVDFYSGIIYQALGIPKEMFTAMFAVGRLPGWISQWKEMRETHQPIGRPRQVYTGATTRDYVSLDER, encoded by the coding sequence ATGTCAGAAACAGTAAAAATTATTTATCAAGGGAAGGAATATCAATACCCTATTATAGAGGGCACTATGGGAGATAAAGGCATAGATATTTCTTCTTTAAGAAATGACTCGGGTTTAATTACACTAGACCCAGGATATAAAAATACTGGGGCTACCATTAGCAAAATTACTTATCTAGATGGAGAAGAAGGTAAACTATTGTACAGAGGATATCCTATCGAGCAATTAGCCGAAAAATCTACTTTTGTAGAGGTGATGTATTTGTTACTTTACGGAGAGTTGCCAAATAGAGAAGAGCTTACTCGTTTTAAAACTTCATTAAATCAATACAACTTTGTGAATGATCGTGTAAGAAAAATTCTTGAAGGTTTCCCAAGTACAGCACACCCAATGGGAGTTTTGTCATCTCTAACGGGCTCGCTTACGGCGTTCAACCCGAGAGTGGTAGATGTTACGCACTCTGCAGATATGTTCCACGCAGCAACAAGATTATTGGCAAAAATGCCAATTTTGGCTTCTTGGACTTATCGTTTAACTAAAGACTTAGAGCTTAATGAACCAGATTTAGACCTAGGTTATGTGGCAAACTTCTATAAGATGATGTTTAAGAAAAAAGGAGAAGCCTTTGAATTAAACGATGTCATTATCGATGCATTAGATAAGTTATTAATTATCCATGCAGATCATGAGCAGAACTGCTCTACTTCAACCGTAAGATTGGTAGGTTCTTCTCACGCAGGATTATTCTCTTCGGTTTCAGCGGGAATTAGTGCACTTTGGGGCCCTCGCCACGGTGGCGCAAACCAAGCAGTAATCGAAATGCTCGAAACTATTAAAGCCGATGGAGGTGGATTGCACAAATGGGTAGATAAAGCCAAAGATAAAGATGATGAATTTAGATTAATGGGATTCGGACATAGAGTGTACAAAAACATGGATCCGCGTGCTAAAATCATCAAAAAAGCAGCAGATGATGTATTGGAGCAATTAGGAATTCACGATGAAATTTTGAATATAGCTAAAGGTTTAGAGGAAGTTGCGTTAAACGACGAATACTTTATCGAAAGAAAATTATATCCAAATGTGGATTTCTATTCAGGAATTATTTACCAAGCACTTGGAATCCCAAAAGAAATGTTCACCGCAATGTTTGCGGTAGGTCGTTTGCCAGGTTGGATTTCTCAATGGAAAGAAATGAGAGAGACACATCAACCAATTGGAAGACCAAGACAAGTTTATACAGGAGCTACTACAAGGGATTATGTTAGTTTAGACGAAAGATAA
- the eno gene encoding phosphopyruvate hydratase, with protein MSFIANIQARQILDSRGNPTVEVDVITENGIIGRAAVPSGASTGEYEAVELRDGGDFYGGKGVLKAVENVNDIIAPELIGESVFEQNLIDKIMIDLDGTKNKSKLGANAILGVSLAVAKAAAEELGLPLYRYVGGVNANTLPVPMMNIINGGSHSDAPIAFQEFMIMPVKAETFSDALRKGVEVFHSLKKVLHDRGLSTAVGDEGGFAPTFEGTEDALDTIKKAVENAGYNFGEEIKIALDCASSEFYNDGVYDYTKFEGDKGVKRTREEQVEYLAQLVEKYPIISIEDGMDENDWEGWKMLTERIGDKVQLVGDDLFVTNTEILERGIEQGIANSILIKVNQIGSLTETINAVNMAKDAGYTAVMSHRSGETEDATIADLAVALNTGQIKTGSASRSDRMAKYNQLLRIEEQLGETAKFLQDKAFKVGRK; from the coding sequence ATGAGTTTTATTGCTAACATTCAAGCAAGACAAATCTTAGATTCAAGAGGTAACCCTACCGTAGAGGTAGATGTGATTACCGAAAATGGTATAATTGGTAGAGCTGCTGTTCCTTCTGGGGCTTCTACGGGAGAGTACGAGGCCGTGGAATTGAGAGACGGCGGCGATTTTTACGGAGGAAAAGGTGTCCTAAAAGCCGTAGAAAATGTAAATGATATTATCGCGCCGGAGTTAATTGGCGAATCTGTATTTGAGCAAAATCTAATCGATAAAATTATGATTGATTTAGATGGTACTAAAAATAAAAGTAAATTAGGCGCAAATGCAATCCTCGGGGTTTCGCTAGCAGTGGCTAAGGCTGCGGCAGAGGAGCTTGGTTTGCCGCTATACAGATATGTGGGAGGTGTAAATGCTAATACTCTACCTGTGCCGATGATGAATATCATCAACGGAGGCTCGCACTCAGATGCTCCTATCGCTTTTCAAGAGTTTATGATTATGCCTGTGAAAGCTGAAACTTTCTCAGATGCTTTAAGAAAAGGTGTAGAAGTGTTCCACAGCCTTAAAAAGGTGTTACACGATAGAGGTCTCTCTACCGCTGTGGGCGATGAAGGTGGATTTGCTCCAACTTTTGAAGGCACTGAAGATGCCCTAGACACTATCAAAAAAGCTGTAGAAAATGCAGGATACAACTTTGGCGAAGAAATTAAAATCGCGTTAGACTGTGCTTCTTCTGAGTTCTACAATGATGGCGTATACGATTACACCAAATTTGAAGGTGATAAAGGCGTTAAGAGAACTCGTGAAGAGCAAGTAGAATACCTAGCCCAATTAGTAGAAAAATACCCAATCATCTCTATCGAAGATGGTATGGACGAAAACGACTGGGAAGGCTGGAAAATGCTTACCGAAAGAATCGGCGATAAAGTACAACTAGTAGGCGACGATTTATTCGTAACCAATACCGAAATCCTTGAAAGAGGTATTGAGCAAGGCATCGCAAATTCAATCCTTATCAAAGTAAATCAAATCGGTAGCTTAACCGAAACTATCAACGCAGTAAATATGGCAAAAGATGCTGGCTACACCGCTGTAATGTCTCACCGTTCTGGCGAAACAGAGGATGCTACCATCGCGGATTTAGCCGTAGCGTTGAATACAGGACAAATTAAAACTGGTTCTGCTTCGCGTTCAGACCGTATGGCTAAGTACAACCAATTGCTAAGAATTGAGGAGCAATTAGGCGAAACTGCTAAATTCCTTCAAGATAAAGCATTTAAAGTAGGTAGAAAATAA
- the rplQ gene encoding 50S ribosomal protein L17, giving the protein MRHGKKINHLGRQAGHRRALLANLGVALITHKRIKTTTAKAKALQRYIEPILTKSKEDTTTSRRTAFKYLQDKEAVSELFRSIGPKIAERPGGYTRIIKLGFRQGDAADIALIELVDYNELYDISAKKKTRRSRKSSAAAAPKAEQKADSSEE; this is encoded by the coding sequence ATGAGACACGGAAAAAAAATAAATCATTTAGGTAGACAAGCTGGTCACCGTAGAGCTTTATTAGCTAACTTAGGAGTAGCTTTAATCACACACAAAAGAATTAAAACTACCACAGCTAAAGCCAAAGCTTTACAAAGATATATAGAGCCAATCTTAACTAAATCAAAAGAAGATACAACAACTTCAAGAAGAACTGCTTTCAAATATCTTCAAGATAAAGAGGCTGTTTCTGAACTTTTTAGAAGCATTGGACCTAAAATCGCTGAAAGACCAGGCGGATATACAAGAATCATTAAATTAGGATTCAGACAGGGAGATGCCGCAGATATCGCACTAATCGAATTAGTAGATTATAATGAGTTGTACGACATCTCTGCTAAAAAGAAAACTAGAAGAAGTAGAAAATCTTCAGCTGCTGCAGCTCCAAAAGCTGAGCAAAAAGCAGATTCTTCGGAAGAATAA
- a CDS encoding DNA-directed RNA polymerase subunit alpha: MAILNFIKPDKVVLVQANDFKGQFEFRPLEPGYGLTIGNALRRVLINSLEGFAFTSVKIEGVEHEFSTIEGVVEDVTEIILNLKKVRFKRQIEESESETVTAHISNKSQLTAGDLGKFISGFQVLNPELVICNMEKSVELNITLTIEKGRGYVPAEENAQPNAPIGTIAIDSIYTPIKNVKYSIENYRVEQKTDYEKLVLDIDTDGSIHPQLALTEAAKILIHHFMLFSDERITLEAEEVASNEAYDEEALHMRQLLKTNLVDLDLSVRALNCLKAAEVETLGELVSYTKADLMKFRNFGKKSLTELEDLVARKELTFGMDISKYKLDVE; the protein is encoded by the coding sequence ATGGCTATCTTAAATTTTATAAAGCCTGATAAAGTAGTTTTAGTCCAAGCTAATGATTTCAAAGGTCAGTTCGAATTCAGACCTTTGGAGCCAGGCTACGGGCTTACAATAGGTAACGCACTTAGAAGAGTGCTTATCAATTCTTTAGAAGGTTTTGCTTTTACATCTGTCAAAATAGAAGGTGTAGAGCACGAATTCTCAACAATTGAAGGTGTAGTTGAGGATGTTACGGAGATTATTTTAAATCTTAAAAAGGTAAGATTCAAAAGACAAATAGAAGAATCTGAAAGCGAGACCGTAACTGCTCATATCTCAAATAAAAGTCAATTAACAGCTGGAGACCTCGGTAAATTCATCTCTGGATTCCAAGTGTTAAATCCCGAGTTGGTAATTTGCAATATGGAAAAATCAGTTGAGCTAAACATTACTCTTACCATTGAAAAAGGTAGAGGCTATGTTCCTGCGGAGGAAAATGCTCAGCCAAATGCACCAATTGGTACAATTGCTATTGACTCTATCTACACTCCAATTAAAAATGTTAAATATTCAATTGAGAACTATCGTGTAGAGCAAAAAACTGATTACGAAAAATTGGTTTTGGATATTGATACAGATGGTTCTATTCATCCGCAATTAGCGCTGACTGAGGCTGCTAAAATTTTGATTCACCACTTTATGCTATTCTCTGATGAGAGAATTACGCTAGAGGCAGAAGAGGTGGCATCGAATGAGGCGTATGATGAAGAAGCATTGCATATGAGACAATTGTTGAAGACTAACTTAGTGGATTTAGACCTATCTGTGCGAGCACTAAATTGCTTGAAAGCCGCAGAGGTTGAAACACTTGGAGAATTAGTGTCCTATACAAAGGCAGATTTAATGAAATTTAGAAATTTCGGGAAAAAATCTCTCACTGAATTAGAGGATTTAGTAGCTAGAAAGGAACTAACTTTCGGAATGGATATTAGTAAATACAAATTAGACGTAGAATAA
- the rpsD gene encoding 30S ribosomal protein S4: protein MARYTGPRTKIARKFGQPIFGDDKSFEKRKYPPGQHGPNRRRGKRSEYAIQLAEKQKAKYTYGILERQFSNMFKAAARSKGITGEVLLQLCESRLDNVVYRFGIAPTRAAARQLVTHKHITVNGEVVNIPSYQLKPGDVVGVREKSKSLSIIEESLQNRNDYEWLNWNPDTKTGTFHVVPERIQIPEDIKEQLIVELYSK from the coding sequence ATGGCAAGATATACAGGACCTAGAACAAAAATCGCTAGAAAATTTGGTCAACCAATTTTTGGTGATGATAAATCATTTGAAAAAAGAAAATATCCTCCAGGACAACATGGCCCTAATAGAAGAAGAGGAAAGAGATCTGAATATGCAATTCAGCTTGCAGAGAAGCAAAAGGCTAAGTACACTTATGGTATTTTAGAGAGACAATTCTCTAATATGTTTAAAGCTGCAGCAAGATCTAAAGGAATTACTGGTGAGGTGCTTTTACAATTATGTGAATCAAGATTAGACAATGTTGTCTATCGTTTTGGTATTGCTCCTACAAGAGCTGCTGCAAGACAGCTTGTTACTCACAAACATATCACTGTAAATGGTGAGGTGGTGAACATTCCTTCTTACCAATTGAAACCAGGTGATGTCGTAGGAGTGAGAGAAAAATCAAAATCATTAAGCATTATTGAAGAGTCTCTGCAAAATAGAAATGATTATGAATGGTTAAATTGGAATCCTGATACTAAAACTGGAACATTCCATGTAGTTCCTGAGAGAATTCAAATTCCAGAAGATATTAAGGAACAATTAATCGTAGAGCTTTACTCTAAATAA
- the rpsK gene encoding 30S ribosomal protein S11, with product MAKKQQNTKAKAKKRNVKVEATGQAHIKATFNNVIVSLTNKNGEVISWSSAGKMGFRGSKKNTPYAAQVAAEDCAQVAYEAGLRRVKVYVKGPGSGRESAIRSIHNAGIEVSEIIDVTPLPHNGCRPPKRRRV from the coding sequence ATGGCAAAGAAACAACAAAATACGAAGGCTAAAGCTAAAAAACGTAATGTAAAAGTAGAGGCAACGGGACAAGCTCATATTAAAGCCACTTTTAATAACGTTATTGTTTCCCTTACTAATAAAAATGGTGAAGTAATCTCATGGTCATCTGCTGGTAAAATGGGATTTAGAGGGTCTAAGAAAAACACTCCATATGCTGCTCAAGTAGCTGCGGAAGATTGTGCTCAAGTAGCATATGAGGCAGGTCTTAGACGTGTGAAAGTGTATGTAAAAGGACCTGGATCTGGTAGAGAATCAGCAATTCGTTCTATTCATAATGCTGGTATCGAAGTGAGTGAAATCATTGATGTAACCCCACTTCCACATAACGGATGTAGACCACCAAAAAGAAGAAGAGTTTAA
- the rpsM gene encoding 30S ribosomal protein S13 — protein sequence MARIAGIDLPKNKRGVIGLTYIYGIGKSSSQKILAIAGVDENKKVNEWNDDEINAIRKALSENFKVEGELRSEIQMNIKRLMDIGSQRGIRHRLGLPLRGQRTKNNSRTRKGKRKTVANKKKATK from the coding sequence ATGGCACGTATAGCAGGAATTGATTTACCAAAGAACAAAAGAGGTGTAATAGGTTTAACTTACATCTATGGTATAGGGAAAAGTTCATCTCAAAAAATCCTCGCAATTGCAGGTGTAGATGAAAATAAAAAAGTAAACGAATGGAACGATGATGAAATCAACGCCATTCGTAAAGCACTTTCTGAAAACTTTAAAGTAGAAGGTGAGCTTAGATCAGAGATTCAAATGAACATCAAGCGTTTGATGGACATAGGTAGCCAAAGAGGTATCAGACACAGACTTGGATTGCCTTTGAGAGGACAAAGAACTAAAAATAACTCGCGTACACGTAAAGGTAAGAGAAAAACTGTTGCTAACAAGAAAAAAGCAACTAAATAA
- the ykgO gene encoding type B 50S ribosomal protein L36: MKVRASIKKRSSECKIVRRKGRLYVINKKNPKFKQRQG; the protein is encoded by the coding sequence ATGAAAGTAAGAGCATCTATCAAGAAAAGAAGTTCGGAATGTAAAATCGTTCGCAGAAAAGGTCGCTTATATGTGATCAATAAGAAAAACCCTAAATTTAAACAAAGACAAGGTTAA
- the infA gene encoding translation initiation factor IF-1, with protein MAKQKHIEQDGTIIEALSNAMFRVELENSHIVTAHISGKMRMHYIKLLPGDKVKLEMSPYDLSKARITYRY; from the coding sequence ATGGCAAAACAAAAACATATAGAGCAAGATGGTACAATTATAGAGGCGTTGTCTAATGCAATGTTTAGAGTTGAATTAGAAAATAGCCATATCGTAACGGCACATATTTCTGGAAAAATGCGTATGCATTACATTAAATTATTGCCAGGCGATAAGGTGAAGCTAGAAATGTCTCCCTATGATTTATCCAAAGCAAGAATAACATATAGATATTAA